A genome region from Scleropages formosus chromosome 6, fSclFor1.1, whole genome shotgun sequence includes the following:
- the zbtb7c gene encoding zinc finger and BTB domain-containing protein 7C: MANREDDLIGIPFPNHSSDVLCSLNEQRRDGLLCDVVLVVRDQEYRTHRSVLAACSQYFKKLFTAGTDCDRHSVYEIDFVAPESLTAILEFAYTSTLTITTSNVREILNAAQMLEIPCIIRVCLEIMDTGEDDEEEDEEEGEDDDDIEEEGEDSREEEQDDNEADEKPTEPSGSQYHEAIEKKDCTPSTSQKENLSDRLKTPDITEVFSEKPRDSENLENKALKDFSIESLLQEGLYPKLPGIDTGSGFSPLLPGFFPPVWPGDYPGFPPIQNPNPNPHPYHQELDSRPLDLAVKKEGIKEELNEEIPPSLFHSDFLKDFMSTGLGMVPEAHLGSIKDETDFRSYLNFLSASHLESLFPPWQLEEDRKMKTKASQQCPICNKVIQGAGKLPRHMRTHTGEKPYMCTICEVRFTRQDKLKIHMRKHTGERPYICLHCNSKFVHNYDLKNHLRIHTGVRPYQCEHCYKSFTRSDHLHRHIKRQSCRASRPRRGRKPAAWRSASFLYPPAAHHENKAVGVGVDGRLLPVGHGVVAQRFIDRHHLGGSNLNFEDLDNSRESLEVKLERNHTEERKRGVFAFALARDNVLSHQPFYSTAADPWALRLKHIPPISDATK; this comes from the exons ATGGCCAACAGAGAGGACGATTTGATTGGGATCCCCTTCCCCAACCACAGCAGTGATGTTCTATGCAGCTTGAATGAGCAGAGAAGGGATGGGCTCCTCTGCGACGTGGTGCTCGTCGTCCGTGACCAGGAATATCGAACGCACCGGTCGGTTCTGGCAGCCTGCAGCCAGTACTTCAAAAAGCTCTTCACAGCAGGGACAGACTGTGACAGGCACAGCGTCTATGAGATTGACTTTGTTGCTCCAGAGTCACTCACAGCAATCTTGGAGTTTGCTTACACCTCCACTCTCacgatcaccacctccaacgtGAGAGAGATCCTCAATGCTGCTCAGATGCTCGAGATCCCCTGCATCATCCGTGTGTGTCTAGAGATCATGGACACTGGagaagatgatgaggaagaggatgaagaggaaggggaggatgatgatgacatTGAAGAGGAAGGTGAGGACTCAAGAGAAGAAGAACAGGATGACAATGAAGCTGATGAAAAGCCAACGGAACCATCAGGGAGTCAATACCACGAGGCAATAGAGAAAAAAGACTGTACTCCAAGCACTTCCCAGAAGGAGAATCTGTCTGACAGACTGAAAACTCCTGATATCACAGAGGTTTTCAGTGAGAAACCCAGAGATTCGGaaaatttggaaaacaaagcCCTAAAAGACTTTTCCATTGAGTCCCTGCTGCAAGAAGGACTGTACCCAAAGCTTCCGGGCATTGACACAGGGTCAGGTTTTTCCCCACTTCTTCCAGGTTTTTTCCCTCCCGTGTGGCCAGGGGACTATCCGGGTTTTCCACCAATTCAGAACCCCAATCCAAACCCCCACCCATACCATCAGGAACTTGACAGCAGGCCACTGGACTTAGCAGTAAAGAAAGAGGGTATAAAAGAAGAGCTGAACGAGGAGATCCCACCGAGCCTTTTCCACAGTGACTTCCTAAAAGACTTCATGAGCACAGGGCTTGGTATGGTACCAGAGGCCCACCTTGGTTCTATCAAGGATGAGACCGATTTCAGGTCATACTTGAATTTCCTTAGTGCCTCTCACCTTGAGAGCCTATTTCCTCCTTGGCAACTGGAGgaagacagaaaaatgaaaactaaggCGTCTCAGCAGTGCCCGATTTGCAACAAGGTGATCCAAGGAGCCGGTAAACTGCCCCGACACATGAGGACTCACACCGGCGAGAAACCATACATGTGCACAATCTGTGAAGTTCGATTCACTAG GCAGGACAAGCTGAAGATCCACATGCGCAAGCACACTGGAGAGCGGCCCTACATCTGCCTCCACTGCAACTCCAAGTTTGTCCACAACTATGATCTGAAGAACCATCTGCGCATCCATACGGGGGTGCGGCCCTACCAGTGTGAGCACTGCTACAAGAGCTTCACGCGCTCCGACCACCTGCACCGCCACATCAAGAGGCAGAGCTGCCGCGCCTCTCGACCACGCAGGGGTCGCAAGCCAGCCGCCTGGCGCTCTGCCAGCTTTCTCTACCCGCCTGCCGCCCATCACGAGAACAAGGCTGTCGGTGTGGGCGTGGACGGTCGACTTTTGCCAGTTGGCCATGGGGTCGTCGCCCAGAGGTTCATAGACAGGCACCATTTGGGGGGAAGTAACTTGAATTTTGAGGACTTGGACAATAGCAGAGAGAGTCTGGAGGTCAAACTAGAGAGAAACCAtactgaggagaggaagagaggggTGTTTGCCTTCGCTCTAGCCCGTGACAATGTTCTCTCCCATCAGCCATTCTACTCCACAGCCGCTGACCCCTGGGCACTGAGGCTGAAGCATATCCCACCCATTTCAGATGCAaccaaataa